A section of the Prochlorococcus sp. MIT 1341 genome encodes:
- the mnmH gene encoding tRNA 2-selenouridine(34) synthase MnmH: MSGIGIHSVYPLKQFRVTNGPLVDVRSPSEFSQGHYPGSINLPLFSDEERKEVGKTYKKAGREKAILLGLKYTGPKMERLASSLLKIARTEGITTKGNHPNQIRIYCWRGGMRSSSMAWLAELIDLNPILLNGGYKSYRNWALEQFGKSFSLKLIGGRTGTGKTDLLIALEKQGEAVIDLEGVANHRGSSFGGFGLPKQPTSEQFENLLAEELQKCIDKQATKIWLEDESANLGLCRIPHLLFQQMKKAPILEITRTEKERIEKLVEVYSHFGKHSLEEATLRIARRLGPQRTSRAIASIHEEDWAEACKEIINYYDRCYDHQLDNAPSRISINVSGLNPTKAAKKLLLETI, from the coding sequence ATGTCAGGCATCGGAATTCATTCTGTTTATCCATTAAAGCAATTCCGCGTTACGAACGGACCTCTAGTAGATGTTCGAAGTCCTTCAGAATTCTCTCAAGGACATTACCCTGGATCAATAAACCTTCCTCTATTTAGCGATGAAGAGCGAAAGGAAGTTGGAAAAACATATAAAAAAGCAGGAAGAGAAAAAGCGATACTTCTTGGACTTAAGTACACAGGTCCGAAAATGGAAAGACTTGCAAGCTCTCTACTAAAAATCGCACGTACCGAAGGTATAACCACAAAAGGAAATCATCCAAACCAAATCCGTATTTATTGCTGGAGAGGTGGTATGAGATCTTCCAGCATGGCCTGGTTAGCCGAACTTATTGATCTAAATCCAATTCTTCTTAATGGAGGATATAAAAGCTATAGGAACTGGGCCCTTGAACAATTCGGAAAAAGCTTTTCGCTAAAGCTTATTGGTGGAAGGACTGGCACAGGAAAAACAGACCTGCTAATTGCCCTAGAAAAGCAAGGTGAAGCAGTTATAGATCTTGAAGGAGTAGCCAATCATCGTGGCAGTAGCTTTGGAGGATTTGGGCTACCTAAACAACCCACAAGTGAACAATTTGAGAACCTATTAGCTGAAGAACTACAAAAGTGTATAGACAAACAAGCTACAAAAATATGGCTAGAAGATGAGAGTGCGAATTTGGGTCTCTGCCGCATCCCTCATCTCCTTTTTCAACAAATGAAAAAAGCGCCTATTCTTGAAATAACTCGTACAGAAAAAGAACGTATAGAAAAACTTGTCGAGGTTTATAGCCATTTTGGCAAGCATTCATTGGAAGAAGCAACATTAAGAATTGCTCGAAGGCTAGGGCCTCAACGAACAAGTAGAGCGATCGCCTCAATTCATGAAGAGGATTGGGCAGAGGCTTGCAAAGAGATAATCAATTACTACGACAGGTGTTATGACCACCAACTAGACAACGCGCCATCAAGAATATCCATAAACGTGTCTGGACTGAATCCAACAAAAGCCGCAAAAAAACTTCTTCTTGAAACAATTTAA
- a CDS encoding GUN4 domain-containing protein, protein MVSASSSANSPSINELLEKFKSSSVRQKRTLIKEVEKRSAEIAGLGEEGLIAFNPESDDWAAGWILQILHRHEPEALKKILSRKSSGWFNAPSSIGIDYAPLQEALLEERFEDADRLTSSTLRKLAGINAENRGYVYFTEVAVMAGLDLVTIDRLWIAYSQGRFGFSVQARILKALNGRYDRLWPRIGWKKDAVWTRYPTSFTWSLDAPEGHMPLVNQLRGVRLIDAILNHPSLSERC, encoded by the coding sequence ATGGTCTCTGCATCTTCTTCAGCTAACAGTCCCAGTATTAATGAGCTATTAGAGAAGTTCAAGTCTTCCTCGGTGCGTCAGAAAAGAACCTTGATCAAGGAAGTTGAGAAGAGGTCTGCCGAAATTGCTGGATTAGGAGAAGAAGGACTCATAGCTTTTAATCCTGAAAGTGATGATTGGGCAGCTGGCTGGATTTTGCAAATTTTGCATCGTCATGAACCCGAAGCGCTAAAGAAGATTTTGAGTCGAAAATCTTCTGGTTGGTTTAATGCGCCTTCTTCAATTGGGATTGATTATGCACCTTTGCAAGAAGCATTACTTGAAGAGCGTTTTGAAGATGCAGATCGACTGACTAGTTCCACCTTGAGGAAGTTGGCAGGTATCAATGCGGAAAATAGAGGTTACGTTTATTTCACTGAAGTTGCTGTTATGGCTGGGCTCGATCTTGTGACTATTGATCGCTTATGGATTGCTTATTCACAAGGTAGGTTTGGATTTTCAGTTCAAGCTCGTATTTTGAAGGCGTTAAATGGTCGCTATGATCGCCTTTGGCCTCGCATAGGTTGGAAAAAAGATGCGGTCTGGACAAGATACCCAACTTCATTTACATGGAGTTTGGATGCACCTGAAGGCCATATGCCTTTAGTGAATCAGCTCCGGGGTGTAAGGCTTATAGATGCAATCTTGAACCATCCTTCATTATCAGAGAGATGCTAG
- a CDS encoding ATP-binding protein yields MRGLGCFRSRTFRWSVFRFPSTLQLSPYLKKLLEPVKCEETLLRLELGLHEAMVNAVKHGNSQDPRKFLRVRRILTPNWFVWQIQDEGKGLPHSKRYGCLPSELDSDRGRGLFLIHKCFDDVRWSNRGNRLQLSSRRKKTFIDEDSQDPSVLP; encoded by the coding sequence ATGAGGGGTTTGGGTTGCTTTCGCAGCCGTACATTTCGTTGGTCAGTTTTTCGTTTCCCCTCAACTCTGCAGTTATCTCCTTATTTGAAAAAATTGCTTGAGCCAGTTAAATGTGAAGAAACTCTTTTGCGTCTTGAACTAGGCCTTCATGAGGCAATGGTAAATGCGGTCAAACATGGGAATTCTCAAGACCCAAGGAAGTTTTTACGAGTTCGCAGAATTTTGACCCCTAACTGGTTTGTGTGGCAGATACAAGACGAGGGGAAGGGTTTGCCCCATTCAAAAAGATACGGATGCTTACCCTCTGAGTTGGATTCTGATCGAGGGCGGGGACTTTTTTTAATTCACAAATGCTTCGATGATGTTCGTTGGAGTAACAGGGGTAATCGTCTCCAGCTTTCTTCCAGAAGAAAGAAAACCTTTATCGATGAGGACAGCCAGGATCCTTCAGTTCTCCCTTGA
- a CDS encoding DUF6439 family protein: MTKQKWSTKTKDLAKELHSELTLNHKNWHQLKSDSDCRAAELLSGALLQLLQQGKRSDVEALSIQAIKWLKGELKDPGCPHR; the protein is encoded by the coding sequence ATGACTAAACAAAAGTGGTCTACCAAAACAAAAGATCTTGCCAAAGAGCTTCATAGTGAGTTAACTCTTAACCATAAGAATTGGCACCAACTAAAATCTGATTCAGATTGTCGAGCTGCAGAACTCCTTTCTGGGGCACTTCTTCAATTACTTCAGCAAGGAAAGCGTTCTGACGTGGAAGCATTATCTATACAAGCCATTAAATGGCTCAAGGGAGAACTGAAGGATCCTGGCTGTCCTCATCGATAA
- a CDS encoding class I SAM-dependent methyltransferase, producing the protein MAEPELTKLAYKTLQFSKSLAGLAHKSLSTKIMEILAPSAVPNLQPISRELLFELRKSINHLEDSDWQDAEDGIYPKAQLFEAPWLDWAGNYPLVWLDLPSTWERRKGNKIHDLPNEIDKAKFPDYYLQNFHHQTDGYLSNHSANLYDLQVEILFNGTADAMRRRILAPLKKGLKSFNSRKRSSIKLLDVATGTGRTLQQIARAEPGIELIGVDLSLAYLRKANRSLNTHNNRLVQLIRGNAEQLPFETASIQGVTCVYLLHELPLNIREKVLKECWRVLEPGGVFVIADSVQLDDSPKFKLVLDNFYKVFHEPFYRDYINDDIDSKLLKSGFENIEAESFFMTRVWSCNKPFNQES; encoded by the coding sequence ATGGCAGAACCAGAACTAACCAAACTTGCTTATAAGACTCTCCAGTTCAGCAAGAGTCTTGCTGGATTAGCTCACAAAAGCCTTAGTACAAAAATAATGGAGATACTTGCACCAAGTGCCGTCCCAAACCTTCAGCCAATCTCAAGAGAACTACTTTTCGAGCTACGCAAATCCATTAATCACCTCGAGGATTCTGACTGGCAAGACGCCGAAGATGGTATTTACCCAAAAGCACAGCTTTTCGAGGCCCCATGGCTTGATTGGGCAGGAAATTACCCATTAGTCTGGCTTGACCTGCCTTCTACATGGGAAAGGCGGAAAGGAAATAAAATTCATGATCTCCCCAATGAGATAGACAAAGCTAAATTCCCCGATTACTACCTTCAAAATTTCCATCACCAAACAGATGGATATTTAAGCAACCACTCCGCTAATTTATATGACTTACAGGTTGAAATCTTATTTAATGGCACTGCAGATGCAATGCGAAGAAGAATATTAGCTCCTTTAAAGAAAGGTCTTAAGAGCTTTAATTCAAGGAAAAGATCAAGCATAAAACTACTCGATGTAGCCACAGGAACAGGGCGAACACTACAACAAATTGCAAGGGCAGAGCCTGGAATAGAGCTTATTGGGGTTGACTTATCACTGGCATATTTACGTAAAGCGAATAGGTCATTAAATACTCATAATAACCGTTTAGTACAGTTGATAAGGGGGAATGCTGAACAGCTTCCCTTTGAAACAGCAAGTATACAAGGAGTGACATGTGTATATTTACTTCATGAATTACCCTTAAATATTAGAGAAAAAGTCCTAAAAGAATGCTGGAGGGTACTTGAGCCAGGTGGTGTATTTGTTATTGCAGACTCAGTGCAATTAGATGACTCTCCCAAATTCAAACTGGTGCTTGATAATTTCTACAAAGTATTTCATGAGCCATTTTATCGTGATTATATTAACGATGACATTGACTCTAAGCTCTTGAAAAGTGGTTTTGAAAATATAGAAGCAGAATCATTCTTCATGACAAGAGTATGGTCTTGCAACAAGCCGTTCAACCAAGAAAGTTAA
- the glnA gene encoding type I glutamate--ammonia ligase: MNKSSQDVLRQIKDQGIELIDLKFTDLHGKWQHLTVTADMVEEESFKTGLAFDGSSIRGWKAINESDMAMVPDASTAWIDPFYKHKTLSLICSIQEPRSGEPYSRCPRALAQKALTYLGSTGLADTAFFGAEPEFFIFDDVRYNSSEGGCFYSVDTIEAPWNTGRIEEGGNLAYKIQIKEGYFPVAPNDTAQDIRSEMLLLMGELGIPIEKHHHEVAGAGQHELGMKFAELINAADNVMTYKYVVRNVARKYGKTATFMPKPVFNDNGTGMHVHQSLWKGGQPLFFGEGTYANLSQTARWYIGGILKHAPSFLAFTNPTTNSYKRLVPGFEAPVNLVYSQGNRSAAVRIPLTGPSPKAKRFEFRPGDAMANPYLAFSAMMMAGIDGIKNQIDPGDGVDVDLFELPAEKLANIATVPSSLNGALTALKSDNKYLTEGGVFTEDFIENWIDIKYEEVQQLRQRPHPHEFVMYYDA, encoded by the coding sequence ATGAACAAATCCTCCCAAGACGTTCTCCGCCAAATAAAAGACCAAGGCATAGAACTAATTGACCTGAAATTCACTGATCTTCATGGGAAATGGCAGCACCTAACAGTCACAGCTGACATGGTTGAAGAGGAAAGTTTTAAAACTGGTCTCGCTTTTGATGGCTCTTCCATTCGTGGCTGGAAGGCTATCAATGAATCAGACATGGCAATGGTCCCTGATGCCAGCACCGCCTGGATAGACCCGTTTTACAAACACAAGACTCTCAGTCTGATTTGCTCCATACAAGAGCCTCGTAGTGGAGAACCATATTCAAGATGTCCTAGAGCCCTGGCTCAAAAAGCCCTCACATATCTTGGAAGTACAGGACTAGCAGATACTGCCTTTTTTGGAGCAGAGCCAGAGTTTTTCATATTCGATGATGTTCGTTACAACTCAAGTGAAGGGGGCTGCTTTTATAGCGTTGACACAATTGAAGCCCCCTGGAACACAGGAAGGATTGAAGAAGGTGGAAATCTCGCCTACAAAATCCAAATCAAGGAAGGGTATTTCCCCGTAGCGCCAAATGATACTGCCCAGGACATCAGGTCTGAGATGCTACTTCTAATGGGCGAATTGGGTATCCCTATAGAAAAACACCATCATGAAGTCGCTGGAGCTGGTCAACACGAACTTGGAATGAAGTTTGCAGAGTTGATCAATGCAGCTGACAATGTAATGACTTACAAATACGTAGTCAGAAACGTTGCACGTAAATATGGGAAAACTGCAACATTTATGCCAAAGCCTGTCTTTAATGATAATGGAACTGGCATGCATGTTCACCAAAGCCTTTGGAAAGGAGGCCAACCTCTCTTCTTTGGAGAAGGAACATACGCGAATTTGTCACAAACTGCGCGTTGGTATATAGGTGGAATTCTTAAGCATGCACCCTCCTTCCTAGCTTTTACCAATCCAACAACTAATAGCTACAAGCGACTTGTACCAGGTTTTGAAGCGCCCGTAAATCTCGTCTATTCACAAGGGAACAGGTCTGCAGCAGTTCGAATCCCTTTAACTGGACCAAGCCCTAAAGCTAAGCGATTTGAATTCCGCCCTGGAGATGCAATGGCCAATCCATATCTCGCTTTCAGTGCCATGATGATGGCTGGAATAGATGGGATTAAGAACCAGATTGACCCTGGTGATGGCGTAGATGTTGATTTATTTGAACTCCCTGCAGAAAAGCTGGCAAACATCGCAACAGTTCCATCTTCACTAAATGGAGCATTAACCGCCCTAAAGTCTGACAACAAATATCTCACAGAAGGTGGTGTATTTACCGAGGACTTCATAGAAAATTGGATAGACATTAAGTATGAAGAGGTCCAGCAACTTCGTCAGCGTCCACATCCACATGAATTTGTTATGTACTATGACGCATAG
- a CDS encoding alanine--glyoxylate aminotransferase family protein, with product MSKTQYFPKIDRSHKKDFKPISVPERLLLGPGPSNSHPDVLRAIAQPPIGHLDPYYIDLMGEVQDLLRYVWQTDNRLTLPMSGTGSSAMEATFANCIEAGEKVLVAINGYFGNRMADMASRYRAEVVTFEKEWGEAFSLAEVEEALATHRPVILAMVHAETSTGVCQPMDGIGDLCRKYDCLLLLDTVTSLGGVPLFLDKWKIDLAYSCSQKGLSCPPGLGPFTMGPRAEAKLSNRAGKVPNWYLDVSLLNQYWGSDRVYHHTAPVNMNFGMREALRLLAEEGIENAWERHRKNAYKLWNGLERLGLVLHVPEDLRLPTLTTVVIPDGVNGKAFSSHLLKKYGVEIGGGLGSLAGKVWRIGLMGYNATPENVEYLLNLFDSELPSFRETLSSSA from the coding sequence TTGTCGAAGACGCAATACTTCCCAAAAATTGACCGAAGTCACAAAAAGGACTTCAAGCCAATTTCTGTCCCTGAGCGTCTATTGCTTGGACCAGGTCCTTCTAATTCTCACCCGGATGTCCTACGGGCAATAGCTCAACCTCCAATTGGACATCTTGACCCTTATTACATTGATTTAATGGGGGAGGTGCAGGATTTGCTCAGGTATGTCTGGCAGACAGACAATCGCCTTACCCTTCCAATGAGTGGAACTGGTAGTTCTGCTATGGAGGCAACATTCGCGAATTGCATAGAGGCAGGCGAAAAAGTATTAGTTGCCATAAACGGTTACTTCGGGAACCGAATGGCAGACATGGCAAGCAGGTATAGAGCTGAAGTTGTAACTTTTGAAAAAGAATGGGGAGAGGCTTTCTCTTTAGCGGAGGTTGAGGAGGCTCTGGCGACTCATCGCCCAGTAATTCTTGCAATGGTCCATGCAGAGACCTCAACAGGAGTTTGTCAGCCTATGGATGGGATAGGAGATCTATGTAGAAAATATGATTGTCTTTTGCTCCTCGATACAGTTACTTCTCTTGGTGGAGTTCCCCTTTTCCTAGACAAATGGAAAATTGACTTAGCTTATAGCTGTAGTCAGAAGGGTTTGAGTTGTCCTCCTGGTCTTGGACCTTTCACTATGGGACCTCGTGCAGAAGCGAAGCTCTCTAATAGAGCTGGGAAGGTCCCAAATTGGTATCTGGATGTTTCGCTGTTAAATCAATATTGGGGTAGTGACAGGGTTTACCACCACACTGCCCCTGTCAATATGAATTTTGGGATGAGGGAAGCATTAAGACTTTTAGCTGAGGAGGGGATTGAAAATGCCTGGGAAAGGCATAGAAAAAATGCTTATAAGCTTTGGAATGGCTTGGAACGTCTAGGGCTTGTTCTTCATGTCCCTGAGGACTTGAGATTGCCGACTCTTACAACTGTAGTTATTCCTGATGGTGTAAATGGCAAAGCCTTTAGTAGTCACTTGCTTAAAAAATATGGAGTTGAAATTGGTGGTGGATTGGGTTCTCTTGCTGGAAAGGTTTGGAGAATTGGGTTGATGGGTTACAACGCCACACCAGAAAATGTTGAGTATTTGCTCAACTTGTTTGATTCTGAACTTCCAAGTTTTCGCGAGACGCTTTCCTCCTCTGCTTAA
- a CDS encoding nucleoside deaminase has product MKRLLNRAKILGMAGEVPVCAVILDNNGKCIGHGCNTRERSRDPLGHAELMALRQAALLKSDWRFNDCTLIVTLEPCTMCAGALIQARMGKVIFAAQDLKRGGLGGTINLASHKSAHHRMIVESGVMEEEARNHLQKWFKQRRKASRENLEVQNQTS; this is encoded by the coding sequence ATGAAGCGCCTGCTTAATAGAGCCAAAATTCTTGGCATGGCTGGAGAGGTTCCTGTTTGTGCCGTAATACTTGACAATAATGGGAAATGCATTGGCCATGGCTGCAACACCAGAGAGAGGTCTCGCGATCCTCTAGGGCATGCAGAATTAATGGCTCTTAGACAGGCTGCACTTCTTAAAAGCGACTGGCGCTTCAACGACTGCACATTAATTGTGACGCTAGAACCATGCACGATGTGTGCAGGTGCATTAATACAAGCCCGAATGGGAAAAGTAATTTTTGCTGCTCAAGATTTAAAAAGAGGTGGCCTTGGGGGAACAATTAATTTAGCGAGTCACAAAAGCGCTCACCATCGCATGATTGTCGAGAGTGGAGTTATGGAAGAAGAAGCCCGAAATCACCTTCAGAAATGGTTTAAGCAGAGGAGGAAAGCGTCTCGCGAAAACTTGGAAGTTCAGAATCAAACAAGTTGA